A stretch of the Vulcanisaeta souniana JCM 11219 genome encodes the following:
- the mvk gene encoding mevalonate kinase, translating into MVTVRAPGKVILYGEHAVVYGEPALAMAVNKYIYVTAKARDDNKVSINARDLRLAGISVTIHENGDIVARTDYGAVISALSYVKRAVELAMEYFNKKVGIDLMIRSEMPVGAGLGTSAAVAVATILAYVKELGYDVDKRELARLAWQVERDVQGSASPTDTTMATFGGIMYIKPEGNSTAMEPVKPGVTIPLIIGYTPRVSTTKDLVAMVRRKYESMRDVIEPIIRSIGVITRKGREALEKGDLELMGVLMNINHGLLDALGVSTKQLNEMVYVARYAGALGSKLTGAGGGGCMIALTNKSEVEKAIELTGGSVLKAGLDTDGTVVISND; encoded by the coding sequence GTGGTTACTGTAAGGGCACCAGGTAAGGTAATACTATATGGGGAACATGCTGTTGTTTATGGGGAGCCTGCCCTGGCAATGGCCGTTAATAAGTACATATACGTCACCGCAAAGGCAAGGGATGATAACAAGGTAAGTATAAATGCAAGGGACTTGAGATTGGCAGGTATTTCTGTGACTATTCATGAGAATGGTGATATAGTCGCAAGAACAGACTACGGCGCAGTCATTTCCGCACTTAGTTATGTCAAGAGAGCCGTTGAGTTAGCCATGGAATACTTCAATAAGAAGGTCGGTATTGACTTAATGATACGGTCAGAGATGCCAGTGGGCGCTGGACTTGGTACGTCAGCGGCGGTGGCCGTGGCGACAATACTGGCCTACGTAAAGGAATTGGGTTATGACGTTGACAAACGTGAGTTAGCACGTTTGGCTTGGCAGGTTGAGAGGGACGTACAGGGTTCGGCGAGTCCCACAGACACTACAATGGCTACCTTTGGCGGTATTATGTACATAAAGCCTGAGGGCAATAGCACAGCAATGGAGCCTGTGAAGCCTGGTGTGACTATTCCACTAATAATTGGTTATACACCGAGGGTTAGTACAACCAAGGATTTAGTGGCTATGGTTAGGAGGAAGTATGAGTCCATGAGGGACGTGATTGAACCCATAATAAGGTCCATAGGCGTGATCACTAGGAAGGGTAGGGAGGCCTTGGAAAAGGGTGATTTGGAATTGATGGGTGTTTTAATGAATATAAACCACGGTTTGCTGGATGCGTTGGGTGTATCCACTAAGCAATTGAATGAGATGGTGTACGTAGCTAGGTACGCGGGTGCCCTTGGCTCTAAACTAACTGGTGCGGGTGGCGGTGGGTGTATGATCGCCTTAACCAATAAGTCTGAGGTTGAGAAGGCAATAGAGCTTACTGGTGGTTCCGTGCTAAAGGCTGGGTTAGACACTGATGGTACTGTGGTTATTAGTAATGATTAA
- a CDS encoding PINc/VapC family ATPase → MQISNIYVPDTSVFLDGSLKEAILKGNIRGRLLIHTEIIRKFENEARAGGALGWLGIRELNYIMDSINKLGLEDVKVEYVSIFPKSIPRPDQHSVDEIIRELTRELGATLVTSDEMSLEIAHAMGIETLFIGQHKDRLEIERFFDGDTMSVHLKESSIPYAKKGRPGNWQLVPLGNEPLGREYLERIVRELISASLMANSNTRVEIRRENSLIIQHGEYRIVIALPPVSDGIEITAVRPLIKRRLEEYSLHPKVLDRLSRQAEGILIAGPPGAGKTTFAQALAEYYMNLGKIVKTVESPRDMILPNEITQISKTYATSEEVHDLLLLSRPDFTIFDEMRDTADFQLYIDLRLAGVGMVGVVHATSPIDSIQRFIGRTELGMLPSIVDTVLYMKDGEVQKVYSLELTVKVPEGMSEEDLARPVVIVKDFINDVTEYEIYVFGEEIFVTPISKSRRISPAISDKRLVGRIVRVLRKYVPPEEISIVKDDDGSIVIQVPDAYIGAVISKGLPKLENIRRKFNVQLKVKPKER, encoded by the coding sequence ATGCAGATAAGCAATATTTACGTACCTGACACATCAGTGTTTCTGGATGGAAGCCTAAAGGAAGCAATACTAAAGGGTAACATTAGGGGTAGGTTATTAATACATACCGAGATAATTAGAAAGTTTGAGAACGAGGCTAGGGCTGGCGGTGCACTGGGTTGGTTAGGCATTAGAGAGTTGAACTACATCATGGACTCAATAAATAAGCTTGGCCTTGAAGATGTAAAGGTTGAGTACGTGTCAATATTCCCCAAGTCAATACCAAGGCCTGATCAGCACTCAGTGGATGAAATCATTAGGGAGCTGACTAGGGAGCTGGGCGCCACCTTGGTAACCAGTGATGAGATGAGCCTTGAAATCGCCCATGCAATGGGCATCGAAACACTATTCATAGGACAGCACAAGGATCGACTAGAGATAGAGAGGTTCTTTGATGGTGACACGATGTCCGTACATCTAAAGGAGAGTTCAATACCATACGCCAAGAAGGGAAGACCAGGTAACTGGCAATTGGTGCCTCTTGGTAATGAACCGCTTGGTAGGGAGTACCTCGAGAGGATTGTTAGGGAGTTAATATCTGCGTCTCTCATGGCCAATAGTAATACTAGGGTTGAGATCAGGAGGGAGAATTCCCTCATAATCCAGCACGGCGAGTATAGAATAGTCATTGCGCTACCCCCTGTTTCTGATGGTATTGAGATAACGGCGGTTAGGCCATTAATTAAGAGAAGACTTGAGGAGTACTCATTACATCCAAAGGTTCTCGATAGGTTGAGCAGGCAGGCCGAGGGAATACTAATAGCCGGTCCACCTGGTGCTGGGAAAACCACCTTCGCCCAGGCCCTGGCAGAGTACTACATGAACCTTGGTAAGATCGTTAAAACCGTTGAATCACCTAGAGACATGATCTTGCCTAATGAGATAACACAGATATCAAAGACCTACGCAACTTCTGAGGAGGTTCACGACCTACTGCTGTTGTCTAGGCCTGACTTCACGATCTTCGACGAGATGAGAGACACGGCCGACTTCCAATTATACATAGACCTCAGACTGGCGGGTGTTGGTATGGTCGGCGTCGTTCACGCAACGAGTCCGATAGATTCAATTCAAAGATTCATAGGTAGGACCGAGCTTGGTATGCTTCCCTCCATAGTTGATACCGTATTGTACATGAAGGATGGCGAGGTTCAGAAGGTCTATAGCCTTGAGTTAACAGTTAAGGTGCCCGAGGGCATGAGCGAGGAGGATCTTGCTAGGCCCGTAGTTATTGTTAAGGACTTTATAAATGACGTCACTGAATACGAGATTTATGTGTTTGGTGAGGAGATATTTGTAACGCCCATCAGCAAATCACGTAGGATTAGCCCTGCCATTAGCGACAAGAGATTGGTTGGCAGGATCGTGAGGGTATTGAGAAAGTATGTACCGCCGGAGGAGATATCGATAGTTAAGGACGATGATGGCTCAATCGTTATTCAGGTCCCAGATGCTTACATAGGCGCTGTTATCTCTAAGGGTTTGCCTAAGCTTGAGAATATTAGGAGGAAGTTCAATGTTCAACTTAAGGTAAAGCCAAAGGAACGGTGA